One Bdellovibrio sp. ArHS genomic region harbors:
- a CDS encoding SH3 domain-containing protein has translation MISWGQAQQATVLLDGALVYQDADFDAPVIATLKRGAVHSISTGKKGPFFKIRLKPGSVGWISDTDVKPGVYKLAAPKEEKKRVEEKEEKRKPFFATRYRGPALDFINFTEDTLGQERSEFLPFYGVKFNGFNTIFTGEIYTEGNILFHLGAPKYYSEVTGKGGDGFIFLADFLFQTVLPQGKNGIFFYGFGPMFRYSHFTLEVPNGTKTLSYSADDMTLGAVFDLGLSWRFGRYSVRTDAKYYWERTKYYGFGLNLGWEF, from the coding sequence TTGATTTCCTGGGGCCAGGCGCAACAGGCGACAGTCCTTTTAGACGGAGCCTTGGTGTATCAAGATGCCGACTTCGATGCGCCCGTGATTGCGACTTTGAAAAGAGGCGCGGTCCATAGTATCTCCACAGGAAAGAAAGGTCCGTTTTTCAAAATTCGTCTTAAGCCCGGCTCGGTCGGTTGGATCTCTGACACGGACGTCAAGCCCGGCGTTTATAAATTGGCGGCACCGAAGGAAGAAAAAAAACGAGTTGAGGAAAAAGAAGAAAAAAGAAAGCCTTTCTTTGCCACTCGTTATCGTGGTCCCGCTTTGGATTTTATTAACTTCACCGAAGACACCTTAGGTCAGGAACGTTCGGAATTTTTGCCTTTTTACGGCGTGAAATTCAACGGATTCAATACGATTTTTACAGGCGAAATCTATACCGAAGGAAACATCTTGTTTCATCTCGGCGCTCCCAAATATTATTCCGAGGTGACGGGCAAAGGTGGCGACGGTTTTATTTTCCTTGCGGATTTTCTTTTTCAAACCGTGTTGCCCCAGGGGAAAAACGGAATTTTCTTTTACGGTTTTGGACCGATGTTTAGGTATTCGCATTTCACCTTGGAAGTTCCCAACGGAACCAAAACCCTCAGTTATTCCGCCGACGACATGACTCTGGGGGCGGTTTTTGATTTGGGACTTTCCTGGCGCTTCGGACGTTACTCGGTGCGAACCGATGCCAAATATTATTGGGAACGGACCAAGTACTATGGATTCGGTTTGAATTTGGGCTGGGAATTTTAG
- a CDS encoding polyprenol monophosphomannose synthase, producing the protein MKTLIVIPTYNEKENIQAIVPAVLAQNLGVEILVVDDNSPDGTGAIVREMQKNIPQLHLLSRPGKQGLGKAYIAGFRWGMDHGFEAITEMDADFSHRPEDLGPLLKKLETHDFAVGSRYVEGGRTVNWGLIRKIISRGGGIYARLILGFPLNDWTGGFNAWKKEVLHAIDLSTVESNGYSFQIELKYKALKKGFKGAESPIVFEDRRVGQSKMSMKIVIEAFYRVWLMRFK; encoded by the coding sequence ATGAAAACACTGATTGTTATTCCCACGTACAATGAAAAAGAAAACATCCAAGCCATCGTTCCGGCGGTTCTTGCGCAAAATTTAGGCGTTGAGATCCTGGTCGTCGATGACAACTCACCTGATGGAACCGGTGCCATTGTTCGTGAAATGCAAAAAAATATTCCGCAACTTCACTTGCTGTCGCGTCCGGGAAAACAGGGGTTAGGGAAGGCCTATATTGCCGGTTTCCGCTGGGGCATGGATCATGGTTTCGAAGCCATCACGGAAATGGATGCTGACTTTTCACACCGACCCGAAGACTTAGGCCCGCTATTGAAGAAACTTGAAACCCACGATTTTGCTGTAGGTTCTCGCTATGTCGAGGGTGGACGCACGGTCAACTGGGGCCTTATCCGTAAAATCATTTCCCGAGGCGGTGGCATTTACGCGCGTTTGATCCTTGGATTTCCTTTGAACGATTGGACGGGCGGCTTCAATGCGTGGAAAAAGGAAGTCTTGCACGCGATTGACCTTTCCACCGTTGAATCCAATGGTTACAGTTTTCAAATTGAATTGAAGTACAAAGCTTTGAAAAAAGGCTTTAAAGGTGCTGAATCTCCGATCGTTTTTGAAGACCGCCGTGTCGGGCAAAGTAAAATGTCTATGAAAATAGTGATTGAGGCCTTCTATCGTGTTTGGCTTATGCGCTTTAAATAA